One genomic segment of Occultella kanbiaonis includes these proteins:
- a CDS encoding DUF779 domain-containing protein codes for MTETTGPAERVALTPAAGELLTSLRRRHGELMFHQSGGCCDGSSPMCFADGDFITSDADVLLGDLSVSAPDGDFTVPVWMSRFQFDYWKHTHLTIDVVPGRGAGFSLEAPEGVRFLIRSRLLTDDELELLEAAQR; via the coding sequence ATGACCGAGACGACCGGGCCCGCCGAACGGGTGGCCCTGACCCCCGCGGCCGGCGAGCTGCTCACCTCCCTGCGCCGCCGCCACGGCGAGCTGATGTTCCACCAGTCCGGCGGCTGCTGCGACGGGTCCTCCCCGATGTGCTTCGCCGACGGCGACTTCATCACCTCCGACGCCGACGTGCTCCTCGGCGACCTCAGCGTGAGCGCCCCGGACGGCGACTTCACCGTCCCGGTCTGGATGAGCCGGTTCCAGTTCGACTACTGGAAGCACACGCACCTGACCATCGACGTCGTCCCCGGGCGCGGTGCGGGCTTCTCGCTCGAGGCCCCCGAGGGCGTACGGTTCCTGATCCGGTCCCGGCTGCTCACCGACGACGAGCTGGAGCTGCTCGAGGCCGCTCAGCGGTGA
- the exaC gene encoding acetaldehyde dehydrogenase ExaC translates to MTVYSAPGREGSLMSYRDRYDHWIGGEYVPPVGGEYFENVTPVTGQPFTQVARGTAEDIEKALDAAHAAARTWNRTTAAERAAVLNAIADRMEENLEKIAVAETWENGKPVRETLAADIPLAIDHFRYFAAAIRAQEEHATQIDNDTVAYHFKEPLGVVGQIIPWNFPILMAVWKLAPALAAGNTVVLKPAEQTPTSILYLIELLGEILPKGVINVVNGFGAEAGKPLASNPRIAKIAFTGETTTGRLIMQYASQNLIPVTLELGGKSPNVFFEDVAARTDDPYYDKALEGFTLFALNQGEVCTCPSRALIQESIYDSFLGDAIARTEAIVAGNPLDTTTMIGAQASNDQLEKILSYIDIGKAEGAKLLTGGGRADLGGELSGGYYVQPTIFEGKNSMRIFQEEIFGPVVSVTSFADYDDAIATANDTLYGLGAGVWSRNGNVAYRAGRDIQAGRVWTNNYHAYPAGAAFGGYKNSGIGRENHQMMLDHYQQTKNLLVSYSENKLGFF, encoded by the coding sequence CGGACAGCCGTTCACCCAGGTGGCCCGCGGCACCGCGGAGGACATCGAGAAGGCCCTCGACGCGGCCCACGCGGCCGCGAGGACCTGGAACAGGACCACCGCCGCCGAGCGCGCCGCGGTGCTGAACGCGATCGCGGACCGGATGGAGGAGAACCTCGAGAAGATCGCCGTCGCCGAGACCTGGGAGAACGGCAAGCCGGTCCGGGAGACCCTGGCTGCGGACATCCCGCTCGCGATCGACCACTTCCGCTACTTCGCGGCCGCGATCCGGGCCCAGGAGGAGCACGCCACCCAGATCGACAACGACACGGTGGCCTACCACTTCAAGGAACCCCTCGGCGTGGTCGGGCAGATCATCCCGTGGAACTTCCCGATCCTGATGGCCGTGTGGAAGCTCGCCCCGGCGCTCGCGGCCGGCAACACCGTGGTGCTCAAGCCCGCGGAGCAGACCCCCACCTCGATCCTGTACCTGATCGAGCTGCTCGGGGAGATCCTGCCCAAGGGCGTCATCAACGTCGTGAACGGGTTCGGCGCCGAGGCCGGCAAGCCGCTCGCGTCCAACCCGCGGATCGCGAAGATCGCGTTCACCGGCGAGACCACCACCGGCCGGCTGATCATGCAGTACGCCAGCCAGAACCTGATCCCGGTCACCCTGGAACTCGGCGGCAAGAGCCCGAACGTGTTCTTCGAGGATGTCGCTGCCAGGACCGACGACCCGTACTACGACAAGGCGCTCGAGGGCTTCACTCTGTTCGCGCTGAACCAGGGCGAGGTCTGCACCTGCCCGTCCCGGGCGCTCATCCAGGAGTCCATCTACGACTCGTTCCTCGGCGACGCCATCGCGCGGACCGAGGCGATCGTCGCCGGCAACCCGCTGGACACCACCACGATGATCGGTGCGCAGGCCTCCAACGACCAGCTCGAGAAGATCCTGTCCTACATCGACATCGGCAAGGCGGAGGGCGCGAAGCTGCTCACCGGTGGCGGCCGGGCGGACCTCGGCGGCGAGCTGAGCGGCGGCTACTACGTGCAGCCGACCATCTTCGAGGGCAAGAACTCGATGCGGATCTTCCAGGAGGAGATCTTCGGGCCGGTGGTGTCGGTCACCTCGTTCGCCGACTACGACGACGCGATCGCCACCGCGAACGACACCCTGTACGGCCTCGGCGCCGGCGTCTGGAGCCGCAACGGCAACGTCGCCTACCGGGCCGGCCGGGACATCCAGGCCGGCCGGGTCTGGACGAACAACTACCACGCCTACCCCGCGGGGGCCGCGTTCGGTGGTTACAAGAACTCGGGCATCGGGCGGGAGAACCACCAGATGATGCTCGACCATTACCAGCAGACGAAGAACCTGCTGGTGTCCTACAGCGAGAACAAGCTCGGATTCTTCTGA
- the thrS gene encoding threonine--tRNA ligase, producing the protein MSHDHRVLGRRLDLFDTTPAVGAGLPLWLPDGAVIRGELEAFALEEALASGCRRIYTPVLAKRELFERSGHWHKFSADMFPEMIVGGESFVLRPANCPHHTQVFAAREHSYRDLPVGYAELGSMFRSELSGVLGGLSRVRQINLDDAHVFARPDQVGEQVRVALAAIRRCYDVLGIEIDHLRLSVRGPGGAYLGGDAQWERAEGQLREALDGEGLEYELGIGEAAFYGPKVDVQVRDAAGREETLSTVQVDHNLPERFDLTYIGPDGRKHRPVLIHRGLLSSMERMTALLLERHDGRLPTWLAPVQVRLLPVAEHAHGPAALRVLDLMRGAGIRAEVSVDGALGARIRAARERREPYLAVLGDSELDADALTVSAPGSGARATIGVAAFIASVTAEVGRRSPAAALDAESMVPHHADARTEAHR; encoded by the coding sequence ATGTCGCACGACCACCGCGTCCTCGGACGCCGGCTCGACCTGTTCGACACCACCCCCGCCGTCGGCGCCGGGCTCCCGCTCTGGCTGCCGGACGGCGCCGTGATCCGCGGTGAACTGGAGGCGTTCGCGCTCGAGGAGGCGCTCGCGTCCGGGTGCCGGCGCATCTACACCCCGGTGCTCGCCAAACGTGAGCTGTTCGAACGGTCCGGGCACTGGCACAAGTTCTCCGCCGACATGTTCCCGGAGATGATCGTGGGCGGCGAGAGCTTCGTGCTGCGGCCCGCCAACTGCCCGCACCACACCCAGGTGTTCGCCGCCCGGGAGCACAGCTACCGGGACCTGCCGGTGGGCTACGCCGAGCTGGGCTCGATGTTCCGCAGCGAGCTCTCCGGCGTGCTCGGTGGGCTCAGCCGGGTGCGCCAGATCAACCTCGACGACGCACACGTGTTCGCGCGGCCGGATCAGGTGGGCGAACAGGTGCGGGTGGCGCTGGCGGCGATCCGGCGCTGCTACGACGTGCTCGGCATCGAGATCGACCACCTGCGGCTCTCCGTGCGCGGCCCCGGTGGCGCCTACCTCGGCGGCGATGCGCAGTGGGAGCGTGCCGAGGGCCAGCTGCGGGAGGCACTGGACGGGGAGGGCCTTGAGTACGAGCTCGGCATCGGGGAGGCCGCGTTCTACGGCCCGAAGGTCGACGTGCAGGTCCGGGACGCCGCCGGGCGGGAGGAGACCCTCTCCACCGTGCAGGTGGACCACAACCTCCCGGAGCGCTTCGACCTCACCTACATCGGCCCGGACGGTCGCAAGCACCGCCCGGTGCTGATCCACCGCGGCCTGCTCAGCTCGATGGAACGGATGACCGCTCTGCTGCTGGAACGGCACGACGGTCGCCTGCCCACCTGGTTGGCTCCGGTCCAGGTGCGCCTGCTGCCCGTCGCCGAGCACGCCCACGGCCCGGCCGCGCTGCGCGTGCTGGACCTGATGCGCGGTGCCGGGATCCGGGCGGAGGTCTCCGTCGACGGGGCGCTCGGTGCCCGCATCCGCGCCGCTCGGGAACGCCGCGAGCCCTACCTCGCGGTGCTCGGCGACAGCGAGCTGGACGCCGATGCCCTGACCGTCAGCGCGCCGGGTTCCGGTGCACGCGCCACCATCGGGGTGGCAGCGTTCATCGCGTCCGTGACAGCCGAGGTCGGCCGGCGGTCACCGGCGGCGGCCCTGGACGCGGAGTCGATGGTTCCCCATCACGCAGACGCCCGGACCGAGGCTCACCGCTGA